The Patescibacteria group bacterium genomic sequence TAAAATTTTATGGTTCAGATTGGGAGATCTGAACCAACAGTAAGGGAATATAAAAAGATCAAAAAGAAATTCTAAAAAATAAAAGTGGCTTCTAAAAAGCCACTTTTATTGCTGGCTCCATAGTCCTGAGCGTTAGCGAGGGCTATGGAGCCTTAATGCAAATCATTTCATCTAAAAGGACTGCATCCCGCTCCCTCACTACTATGAAGCCAACGAGGTCGTCATTTACTCGTCATTCCCAAATGACGAGTTTTTTTAACACAAAACCCCGTTTCAAAACGGAGTTTTGTGTAGTATATTTCTTATCAATAACCGCTATAAAAGCAGGTCGTTAGGAAAATTATCGCTTATTACGGGCTTTTGTCTAACCTTCAGATAAGAAGAAGCATTTGCTTTAGCTTTAGCATAATCAAAAGCTTCTTCTATAACCACATCTTTTCTTTCTGGTTGTACTCCGTCTTTATCATGGTCATATTTATCTGCCAAGCCTTGCAACATTCCTTCATTGACAAAATAACGGGTGAACACTCCTTCGCCATCTTGGATTCCATTGCCATCCACATCCTCCCCGGCAGTGGAATAGACATAAGCTGATTGAGTTTCTCCGGTTGCCATAGAAACTACTCTTCCAACGCTTGCCACATCGTTCATTCCGCCAGCAAGGCAAGAGTCAAAAACAAAAGCAATCCTTGTAGTAGCAAAACCATCAAACCAATTTCTTAGTTCCCCGTCCCATATGTAAGTTATGTTATTCTCTGTATTAGCTTCGGTGTTCCAAACAACAATGCCTTCATCTGTGAGTTCACTGTCTCCGTCCATAGCTGTCCCTTTTGTTCCATGTCCGCTGAAAAAGAATACCACTTCATCGCCCGATATAGCATGACCTTTAATATCCATTATAGCATTATAAATCTTTTCGCGGGTTGGAATACTATAGGCAACACTACCAAGGTTAGGACCAGTAGTACCTCCGTCGTCCTTAAACAATTTGATATTTTCTGGTTTATATCCATAAAGCTCGATAAGAGCTTTATACATATGCAGTGAATCTCCATCGGACTGGCAGAGGTCAAGGTTTGTGCCTGGATAATCACAAATTCCGATTATCACCGCATATTTATTACCTGTTGCCGGCGCGCCTAAAATTCCAGTGGCTGCGCTCCCCGTTTTAGAAGGAGGAGAAGGTTTGCCCTTTCCCTTACCCACATCTTCAGAAAAAACTTTCTTTACCACCTCTATATTAGTAGCAGGAATGGGTTTAGGCGCTTCTCTCTTCGGACCCTGCTGTTTTTCAGATGGCGCTGCTTGAGAGACTAAAACTCCGGATAAAATCAAAGTTAATCCGAGTATCGCTATACTAGATACTAAAATACTTAATCCTTTTTTCATGTTTTATGTTTTTAATTAAATTATAAATATTTAACCTTTGAGTTAAGGATTTTTCTCTTAACCTATATTAAAATTTTAACATATTTTTTGTAGAAAAACAATAAATTATTAGGGCTTAGAAAATTCAAAACACGGGCATTGGGGTCAAGGTCTTGAATCATCCCGCGCGGTCGCTTATCACTTCATTCTAATCTTGGCAGGGGTGGAGGGAATCGGACCCCCGACTACGGTTTTGGAGACCGTCGTTATACCACTTAACTACACCCCCGAAAATAAAATTTCTAATTTTCAATTTCTAATTTCTATTAAATTTTCAATGAATCAATTTTTAGGCAGTTTAAAAATTAAGAAATTAGAAATTTAATAAAAATTAAGAAATAAAAATTAAAAATTATTTCTTTACTTCTTTATGCAAGATGTGCTTGCGGCAATGGCGGCAGTATTTTTTTAATTCCAGTTTTTTCGCCTGCGGATCCTTCTTGTTGCGGCGGGTGAAATAATTGATATTCTTGCACGCCGTGCATTGCAGGCGAACTAAAGTTTTTTGGGGCATAGAAATAAGTTAAAAGATAAAAGTGAAAAGTCATTTTTGAGCCCACGAGCGGATTTGAACCGCTGACCTACTCCTTACCATGGAGTTGCTCTACCACTGAGCTACATGGGCTAAAAAGGAATCATATATTATGAATCAGGAATTATGAATGGGGAAAATTATGAATAAAAAAAATAATTCATTATTCCCGATTCCCTATTCCTTATTCCATGATTGTGGGGAGAGCAGGATTTGAACCTGCGTAGCCCGAAGGCGCGAGTTTTACAGACTCGAGCAATTGACCACTCTGCCATCTCCCCGTCTTCAAGTTAAAAGTCCAGAGTTCAAAATTCAAAGTTGAATCCAAAGTTCAAAGTTAAATTCCTGAGATTTTAAATTTTTAACTGTAACTTTTAACTTTGCACTTTGAACTTTTAACTATTTTTGAGCCGAGGAGAGGATTCGAACCCCCAACCTTGGCTTTACAAAAGCCCTGCTCTACCTTTGAGCTACCTCGGCAAAAGGGAATAATGAATCAGGAATTATGAATGAGGAAAATTATGAATAAAAAAAATAATTCATTATTCTCCAATTACCAATTACTAATTACAGATTACTGATTACCCTTAATCTTCCTCTGTTTTTCTAAAAGCTCAATATATTTATAATTACCAGGATATGCTTTCACCAGTTCTTCATAGGTTCTTACTGTTTTATCAATATTGTTCTGATTGCGATACATCTTGCCTAATTCTAAGTAAAAATACTCTTTGGAGCGGTTCTTTTTAATCGCCCGACGATAAATTTTTTCCGCCTCCTTCATCTTACCTTCCTCAGTATAAGCGAATCCTAACTTCCTATAAACATCAATTTCGTCCGCTCCTCTTTTCAAGGCTTCTCGAAAAGAAGATTCGGCATCGCGAAAATTTCCCTGCTCAAAATAAAGAGTGCCCAATATTTTGTAAACTTGGGCATTTTTAGGACTCTTGCGAATGACGGAAAAACAAATCTTTTCTGCCGCTTTGAAGTGTTTTATTTTAACAGCATTTTGAGCATCGGTCAACAACTCTTCCAAGCTTAACTCTTCCTGCTCTTCCCGCTTTAAAAGCGCGGAGGGAATTTCCACTTTGACCTCTCTGGCTTTGAACCCTTGGGACGTAAATGGTTTCGGCTTTCTTAACCTCCGTGCTTCTTGCTCATCCCCTGCCCGCATTAATATTTTTTCTTCCTGTTGAATTTTTTCGTTTTGATATGGTATTTTTTGCTTGTTTTTTCTTCTCGCCTCGATGAGCCCTTTAATTCTACCTCCCAAGGCTTTCAGCCCCCTCCTGCATAAAACCAAAATTTTTTTTGCCGCTCCTCCGCCCTTCCGAGCAACGGACAAAATAAAATACCATATATGAGGCAGACACGTTTTAAAAACCGCTAAAACTGTTTTTCTATTTTTTCTCGGCTTTGATACCGCATCTATTTTTAACTCTCGGACCTCGGGCAACTTCCGACCTAAAATCACAACAATACCCGCCAGCGCTAAAACAATTACGAATTGAGGAATGATCTCGTAAATCATTATTGTATAATGGTTTAAAGTGAAGGTCCTTAAAGAATGAAATTTGGATTTTAATTTTACGCCACCCTCCCCCTTTTCACTCTAGATAAACCTCTCTTAAGGGCGGTTATTTCCTTGCGCAAGCCCTTCACCTTTAACTAAAGGTGAATGGGCAAGAGATCTCAATTTCTGTCCCGTCCTGGCTCAACTTAACTTTAACTTTCTGCGCCAAAAGGCTGCGACTGACAACTATCCCCTTGCCTTGGGGAGTGTTAACCACTTCATTGATTTCCGGCATCTGGCGGGCCAGTTCTTCATACATATCCGCTTCGTAAGAAAGACAACACTTTAAGCGTCCGCACAATCCGGAATTTTTTTCACTGCCCTTATGGGTCATTTCTTGCATTCTAGCCATATCCGTGGTGACGCTTTTCAATTCCTCCAAGAAACGGCTGCAACAAATTTCGCGGCCGCACATCCCATAACCGCCTACCACTTTCGCGCCATCTCTGGAGCCAACTTGCTGCAAGCGAATTGATTTCTGAAAATGATGCGTCAAGTCCTTTAAAAGATTGCGAAAATCAATCCTTCCCTCCGCTGTAAAAGCAAAAGTAATGCGGCTGCCGTCCAAAGCAAAATGGACATCAATCAGTTTCATCGTGAGTTTATATTCTTTGATTTTCTCTTGAAAAATTTTGACCGCCTCATCCTTCTTGGTTTTATAATATTGAATCTTTTCCAGGTCGGTATTGACCGCTTTTCTTAAAACCGGCTTCAAGGCCGTTACCGATTTTTCCTCTGCGCTCTCCCTCACATAAAGCACTCTCCCCAACTCCAAACCCTGTTCTGTTTCCACAATCACAGCATCATTTTCTCTTAAATTCAAATCCCGCGGATTGAATTCCTCCGTCATCCCCCAAGATTTAATTTTGACATTTACCACCTGCATATTCTGAAGAAAAGATTTAGATTTCAAATTTAATAAACTCCCCCACCTCAATCTTCTCGCCTAACTTCAATATTTTTTCCTGCACCAATGCTTGAACGCTCATCTCTGGGTTTTGAAAAAATGGTTGCGCGAGAAGACAAATTTCTTCCTGATATTTCTTTAATTTTCCTGCCACAATCTTCTCTTTGACCTGCCGCGGTTTCTTTTTTCCTTTAAGCTCTCCTAAAATGATTTCCTTTTCTTCTTTGATTTTTTCCGCGGGGATATCTTCCGGACGAACATAAAGCGCGCCCGCGGCTAAAACCTGCATTGCCAAGAGATGAGCTAATTCTTGAAATTCCTTATTTCGCGCCACAAAATCACTCTCGCAATAGACCTTGATGAGAGAAGCTACCTTGCCATTATTGTGGACATAACAGCCAATTACGCCTTCATGCGCGACCCGA encodes the following:
- a CDS encoding caspase family protein — protein: MKKGLSILVSSIAILGLTLILSGVLVSQAAPSEKQQGPKREAPKPIPATNIEVVKKVFSEDVGKGKGKPSPPSKTGSAATGILGAPATGNKYAVIIGICDYPGTNLDLCQSDGDSLHMYKALIELYGYKPENIKLFKDDGGTTGPNLGSVAYSIPTREKIYNAIMDIKGHAISGDEVVFFFSGHGTKGTAMDGDSELTDEGIVVWNTEANTENNITYIWDGELRNWFDGFATTRIAFVFDSCLAGGMNDVASVGRVVSMATGETQSAYVYSTAGEDVDGNGIQDGEGVFTRYFVNEGMLQGLADKYDHDKDGVQPERKDVVIEEAFDYAKAKANASSYLKVRQKPVISDNFPNDLLL
- the rpmG gene encoding 50S ribosomal protein L33, which gives rise to MPQKTLVRLQCTACKNINYFTRRNKKDPQAKKLELKKYCRHCRKHILHKEVKK
- a CDS encoding tetratricopeptide repeat protein translates to MIYEIIPQFVIVLALAGIVVILGRKLPEVRELKIDAVSKPRKNRKTVLAVFKTCLPHIWYFILSVARKGGGAAKKILVLCRRGLKALGGRIKGLIEARRKNKQKIPYQNEKIQQEEKILMRAGDEQEARRLRKPKPFTSQGFKAREVKVEIPSALLKREEQEELSLEELLTDAQNAVKIKHFKAAEKICFSVIRKSPKNAQVYKILGTLYFEQGNFRDAESSFREALKRGADEIDVYRKLGFAYTEEGKMKEAEKIYRRAIKKNRSKEYFYLELGKMYRNQNNIDKTVRTYEELVKAYPGNYKYIELLEKQRKIKGNQ
- the ricT gene encoding regulatory iron-sulfur-containing complex subunit RicT, with translation MKSKSFLQNMQVVNVKIKSWGMTEEFNPRDLNLRENDAVIVETEQGLELGRVLYVRESAEEKSVTALKPVLRKAVNTDLEKIQYYKTKKDEAVKIFQEKIKEYKLTMKLIDVHFALDGSRITFAFTAEGRIDFRNLLKDLTHHFQKSIRLQQVGSRDGAKVVGGYGMCGREICCSRFLEELKSVTTDMARMQEMTHKGSEKNSGLCGRLKCCLSYEADMYEELARQMPEINEVVNTPQGKGIVVSRSLLAQKVKVKLSQDGTEIEISCPFTFS
- the tsf gene encoding elongation factor Ts (EF-Ts; functions during elongation stage of protein translation; forms a dimer; associates with EF-Tu-GDP complex and promotes exchange of GDP to GTP resulting in regeneration of the active form of EF-Tu), with protein sequence MKIAIISIQKLREMTGAGMMNCKKALCEADGDLKEAEKILRKKGQKIARQKENRVAHEGVIGCYVHNNGKVASLIKVYCESDFVARNKEFQELAHLLAMQVLAAGALYVRPEDIPAEKIKEEKEIILGELKGKKKPRQVKEKIVAGKLKKYQEEICLLAQPFFQNPEMSVQALVQEKILKLGEKIEVGEFIKFEI